A portion of the Hoylesella buccalis ATCC 35310 genome contains these proteins:
- a CDS encoding S8 family serine peptidase, with protein sequence MKYFKFYHIGLLALCLLFQPVSIVKIHSQELPQKELDWYNLSPTQDKVYGIGVNEAYRLLQGRKAKPITVALIGSGIDLMHEDYQTMLWQNKKEKLNGKDDDGNGLVDDVHGWNFLGGIDKDGTTIAMTSTMNQGDREYFRLREKYADYISDGKRFFRFQGDEMVEVAPPANVQEYHYYRDTIVYESPLASRYAGILAAKMVKHYTKVFDKKLKERFPGQEITQKEFETLYDKNAPKDLLSDMAFMILGYSFPLAKTNSWKKIYDVEMAGTPIKQAQQEYEAYLQKHSTDNRQSIVGDDPYNLLDNHYGNADLLTEDANVGTMEASIIAAIRGNGKGADGICNAARIMPLRATTAGDPYLKDVALAIRYAVDHGAKVMLLPSQNTLFPPVERKWIADALYYAEQHDVLAIVPVTESAQDLQKTTYYPNRKMIAGHELTNLMIVAPSDKLGKPSLKANYGKTELDIHAPGKEIYSAGVGNTYGLSTGTGMAAATLAGAAALVRSYFPKLTAAEVRELLNSSVTPMQDMEIEKTIVVNDRKVNDLFTYSDISISGGIVNVANAVKKVLQEKNSTRK encoded by the coding sequence ATGAAATATTTTAAGTTCTATCATATCGGTTTACTGGCCTTATGCCTCTTGTTTCAACCAGTAAGCATTGTCAAAATTCATTCACAGGAGTTACCGCAGAAAGAGCTGGATTGGTACAATCTCTCTCCTACCCAAGATAAGGTTTATGGTATTGGAGTGAACGAGGCTTATCGTTTGCTTCAAGGCCGAAAAGCCAAACCCATCACGGTAGCACTCATCGGGTCGGGCATCGATTTGATGCACGAGGATTACCAAACCATGCTTTGGCAGAACAAAAAAGAGAAACTGAATGGAAAGGATGATGACGGCAACGGACTGGTTGATGATGTGCATGGATGGAATTTCCTTGGCGGGATTGACAAAGACGGAACCACGATTGCCATGACTTCCACCATGAACCAGGGCGATCGCGAATACTTCAGACTACGAGAAAAGTATGCCGACTACATATCAGACGGCAAGCGTTTCTTTCGCTTCCAAGGCGATGAGATGGTAGAAGTGGCACCGCCTGCAAACGTACAGGAGTATCACTACTATCGTGACACCATTGTGTACGAATCGCCATTGGCTTCACGTTACGCTGGAATCTTGGCTGCCAAGATGGTGAAGCACTATACCAAGGTGTTTGACAAGAAGCTGAAAGAACGTTTCCCCGGCCAAGAAATTACGCAAAAAGAGTTCGAGACGTTGTATGACAAGAATGCTCCAAAAGATTTATTGTCCGACATGGCGTTCATGATTTTAGGCTACAGCTTCCCCTTGGCAAAGACTAATTCGTGGAAAAAGATATATGATGTAGAAATGGCGGGTACGCCTATCAAGCAAGCTCAGCAGGAATACGAAGCCTATTTGCAAAAACACAGCACTGATAACAGACAGTCCATCGTGGGGGATGACCCCTATAACTTGCTTGACAACCATTACGGTAATGCCGATTTGCTGACAGAAGACGCAAACGTAGGTACCATGGAGGCATCTATCATCGCGGCCATCCGTGGCAACGGTAAGGGAGCCGACGGCATTTGCAACGCTGCCCGAATCATGCCCTTGCGTGCAACGACCGCTGGCGACCCTTATTTAAAAGACGTGGCATTGGCCATAAGATATGCGGTTGACCATGGAGCTAAGGTAATGTTGCTGCCATCGCAGAATACGTTGTTCCCTCCCGTAGAGCGCAAGTGGATTGCCGACGCACTTTACTACGCCGAACAGCACGATGTACTGGCGATTGTTCCGGTGACAGAGAGTGCGCAAGATTTGCAAAAAACCACTTATTATCCCAACCGGAAGATGATTGCGGGACATGAACTAACCAACTTGATGATCGTCGCACCCAGTGACAAGTTGGGTAAGCCATCGTTGAAAGCCAACTATGGAAAAACCGAATTGGACATTCACGCGCCAGGAAAAGAAATATACAGCGCAGGGGTGGGAAACACGTATGGCCTGTCTACCGGCACAGGAATGGCTGCCGCAACCTTGGCCGGGGCCGCCGCATTGGTAAGATCTTACTTCCCCAAACTCACCGCCGCAGAGGTTCGCGAGTTACTCAACAGCTCCGTGACACCCATGCAAGACATGGAAATAGAGAAAACGATTGTGGTGAACGACCGTAAGGTGAACGACCTCTTCACTTATTCAGACATTTCCATCTCGGGTGGCATCGTTAATGTGGCAAACGCAGTGAAAAAAGTATTGCAAGAAAAAAACAGCACCAGGAAATAA
- a CDS encoding adenylate kinase — MKNIVIFGAPGSGKGTQSDRLIAKYGLGHISTGDVLRSEIKNGTELGKTAKGYIDKGQLIPDELMIDILASVYDSFGKDHKGVIFDGFPRTIPQAEALKQMLADRGHCVAAMIELDVPEDELMKRLILRGKESGRTDDNEETIKKRLDVYHSQTAPLIEWYKKEGIHHHINGLGELERITEDICQTIDVL; from the coding sequence ATGAAAAATATTGTAATATTTGGTGCGCCTGGATCAGGAAAGGGCACCCAGAGCGATCGGTTGATTGCAAAGTATGGTTTGGGGCACATCTCCACGGGTGACGTGTTGCGCAGTGAAATCAAGAACGGTACGGAACTGGGCAAGACAGCCAAGGGATATATTGATAAGGGACAGTTGATTCCCGACGAACTCATGATTGACATCCTGGCCAGTGTGTACGATAGTTTCGGCAAGGATCACAAGGGAGTCATCTTCGATGGTTTCCCACGAACCATCCCTCAAGCCGAAGCTCTGAAGCAGATGTTGGCCGACCGCGGTCACTGTGTAGCAGCAATGATTGAGTTGGATGTGCCTGAAGATGAACTGATGAAGCGCCTCATTCTCCGCGGAAAGGAGAGTGGTCGTACTGATGATAACGAGGAAACCATCAAGAAGCGTTTGGATGTTTATCACTCTCAAACTGCTCCTTTGATTGAATGGTACAAAAAAGAGGGTATTCACCATCATATCAACGGCTTGGGCGAATTAGAAAGAATCACGGAAGATATATGCCAAACAATCGATGTACTTTGA
- a CDS encoding thioredoxin family protein, with product MRLHSLLIYILLLLANIPTSAKAQVNNTSQETFDYQLLRQGEIALDMTLDDQPALFVLALNEKTVLFQEEKSTSATVQNTTHTLSLGKSLYAEKQSFAVESAPATYREQDVKGLLGMDMFRNVVLTIDAKNQKLTISAPYRPDFMKLSNRIRLNEAPQQVLRFPVMVNQQNVSLPLRLDQSSGLTLSQEQCQQLGAATSCSLKIAHTEWKTATATTKEAADSFLGNGILQHGLLSIDFTKASIYFQAYDENAIVYKSVSKSDVVVETGKPTDIGRTYFLDHVWDYTASTPYTYRDNVPCVIDFWANWCIPCKRLSPLIDELAKKYAGKIKFYKVNYDQEKKLAADLGIRALPTLLVIPTKGKPQTIVGPKHEELEQRILEYTGENTKE from the coding sequence ATGCGCTTACATTCATTACTTATCTATATCTTATTGTTGTTGGCCAATATTCCTACAAGTGCCAAAGCACAGGTGAACAACACTTCGCAAGAGACGTTCGATTATCAATTACTGCGTCAGGGTGAAATCGCGCTGGACATGACGTTAGACGACCAACCTGCCCTTTTCGTGTTGGCGTTAAACGAGAAGACAGTGCTGTTTCAAGAAGAAAAGTCAACGTCCGCAACGGTTCAAAACACCACCCACACACTATCGTTAGGCAAAAGTTTGTATGCCGAAAAACAGTCGTTCGCGGTGGAATCTGCACCGGCTACCTATCGTGAACAGGATGTCAAAGGACTGTTGGGCATGGACATGTTCCGCAATGTGGTGCTTACCATCGATGCTAAAAATCAAAAACTAACCATCTCTGCGCCCTATCGACCCGATTTCATGAAGTTGTCTAATCGAATAAGGTTGAACGAAGCTCCTCAACAAGTATTGCGTTTTCCGGTCATGGTAAATCAACAGAACGTCAGTCTGCCTTTGCGCTTAGACCAATCATCTGGACTAACACTCTCTCAAGAGCAATGCCAACAGCTGGGTGCTGCAACCTCGTGTTCACTTAAAATAGCGCATACGGAATGGAAAACAGCCACAGCAACTACTAAAGAGGCCGCTGACTCGTTCTTAGGTAACGGCATTTTGCAACATGGATTGCTGTCCATCGATTTCACGAAAGCGTCCATCTACTTTCAGGCATACGATGAAAATGCCATCGTTTACAAATCTGTTTCCAAATCTGACGTTGTCGTTGAAACGGGCAAACCCACTGACATCGGGCGCACCTATTTCTTAGATCATGTGTGGGATTACACGGCTTCCACACCTTATACCTATCGCGACAATGTGCCGTGCGTTATTGACTTTTGGGCCAATTGGTGCATACCGTGCAAACGCTTGTCGCCATTGATTGACGAATTGGCTAAAAAATACGCTGGAAAAATCAAGTTTTATAAGGTTAATTATGACCAAGAGAAGAAATTGGCGGCCGATTTAGGCATCAGAGCCCTCCCCACTCTCTTAGTGATTCCGACAAAAGGAAAGCCCCAAACCATTGTAGGCCCCAAGCACGAAGAATTGGAACAGCGGATTTTGGAATACACGGGAGAAAACACGAAAGAATGA
- a CDS encoding DUF2019 domain-containing protein, translating into MESLKKIEAACRKFEEAAIKHAEATETGNYAQANKSYQVIAKSARYLKETNSLKQLSKLLDSESVGVRMWAATYLLPIFERNAMQILQSIASGNNIHSLTAKMTIDEWEKGTLIL; encoded by the coding sequence ATGGAATCCTTAAAAAAAATAGAAGCGGCTTGCAGGAAATTTGAAGAAGCTGCGATAAAGCATGCTGAAGCAACAGAAACAGGTAATTACGCACAAGCAAACAAAAGCTATCAGGTAATAGCTAAAAGTGCTCGTTATTTAAAAGAGACAAATAGCCTTAAGCAATTGTCTAAACTTCTAGATAGCGAATCTGTTGGTGTTCGCATGTGGGCTGCAACATATCTTTTGCCTATTTTTGAACGCAATGCTATGCAAATATTGCAAAGTATTGCAAGTGGCAATAATATTCATTCGCTAACAGCTAAAATGACTATAGATGAGTGGGAAAAAGGGACCCTAATATTATAA
- a CDS encoding putative zinc-binding metallopeptidase, whose amino-acid sequence MKHYFLYILTAFLLISCGNEDPISSIQEQKDAFESHRLPQGNHPYDAAIQRIFEQTGTLVLYKYQPSEFDWGVTRNYLWSKERMADEGYLYQLPDEKYVGEQVKMLQTEFLNLFPSSFLKKHLPLRILLCSELYYLEGGYTTEPTHDDYKPVNAFEGYEFFAVNHGNSAIEKMTRQEKDEFRIELCKLLLRRIYPTINKGALREAIPEAFAAISTYGTDVDGSLDAGFIDDRHKNSVREDWYDYLQTIVSTPASELQTADGLLSHNKVKQKYEVVINYFKNNFKVDLQRIGDMSTAQ is encoded by the coding sequence ATGAAACATTATTTTTTATACATACTAACAGCTTTTCTCCTCATCAGCTGTGGCAATGAAGACCCCATTTCGTCTATTCAAGAGCAGAAGGACGCCTTCGAATCTCATCGCCTACCGCAAGGTAACCATCCATACGATGCTGCCATTCAGCGCATCTTTGAGCAAACAGGCACATTGGTTCTTTATAAATACCAACCCTCGGAATTCGATTGGGGCGTGACGAGAAACTATCTGTGGAGCAAAGAACGAATGGCTGATGAAGGGTATTTATACCAGCTACCTGACGAGAAATATGTGGGAGAGCAAGTAAAAATGTTGCAGACAGAGTTCCTCAACCTTTTTCCAAGCAGCTTTTTGAAGAAGCATTTACCGCTGCGTATTCTGCTTTGCAGCGAGCTGTATTATTTAGAAGGAGGATACACAACAGAACCAACTCATGACGATTACAAGCCTGTCAATGCGTTTGAAGGATACGAATTCTTTGCCGTCAATCATGGAAATAGTGCTATCGAGAAGATGACACGACAAGAGAAAGACGAATTTCGCATCGAGCTTTGCAAATTGTTGTTGCGCCGTATTTATCCTACCATCAACAAAGGTGCTCTCCGTGAAGCCATTCCAGAGGCCTTTGCTGCCATATCTACCTACGGTACAGATGTGGATGGAAGTCTGGATGCGGGGTTTATAGACGACCGACATAAGAACAGTGTGCGCGAAGATTGGTACGACTATTTGCAAACAATCGTATCTACGCCTGCCAGCGAGTTACAAACAGCCGATGGACTTTTGTCTCATAACAAGGTTAAACAAAAGTACGAAGTGGTGATTAACTACTTTAAAAACAACTTCAAAGTTGACCTTCAGCGCATTGGCGACATGTCAACCGCACAGTAG
- a CDS encoding M23 family metallopeptidase has translation MKLHLRNILLAATTVVTLSAFAPVVNQFTAAEQQQISISTPHLFDKEKSFSIDFTQLKDNEYSFPLPVGKPKTLPNLYMEIATKKGDAVKAMFGGVVRLSRKFPDYGHVVVVRHPNGLETVYGNNAQNLVKVGETVTAGQTLAIVGERGGRAFCTFAIMVDGKRIRPEIIIESNSHQLRRRMIQCTKRGRHVDVAVVTDQERRLGVDPDNPFAQGNSFQLNLAEVEKSGNWAFPLPGAKLISPYGGRRGHSGSDLKTKPKDKILAAFDGVVTLSGPHYGYGNCITIKHRYGFETLYSHQYKNLVKVGQRVKAGDVIGLTGRTGRATTEHLHLEVKFRGRRMNPNVIFDIPNRKLQNVTLTLTKSGRVTSKRNR, from the coding sequence ATGAAACTACATTTAAGAAATATACTCTTGGCGGCAACTACCGTTGTGACGCTGTCTGCGTTTGCACCCGTGGTTAACCAATTCACTGCGGCCGAACAGCAGCAAATCAGCATCTCCACACCTCATCTGTTTGACAAGGAAAAATCGTTTTCAATCGACTTCACACAGCTCAAGGACAACGAATATTCGTTTCCGCTTCCTGTTGGAAAGCCCAAAACCTTGCCCAATCTCTACATGGAGATAGCAACCAAGAAGGGTGATGCCGTGAAGGCCATGTTCGGCGGTGTGGTTCGCTTGTCACGCAAGTTTCCCGATTACGGCCATGTGGTGGTGGTTCGACATCCCAATGGTTTGGAAACCGTTTATGGCAACAATGCGCAAAATCTGGTTAAGGTTGGCGAAACTGTGACGGCGGGACAAACCCTCGCCATCGTGGGTGAGCGGGGTGGCAGAGCCTTTTGTACGTTTGCCATCATGGTGGATGGTAAGCGCATCCGTCCCGAAATCATCATCGAGAGCAACAGTCATCAGCTCAGACGTCGAATGATTCAATGCACAAAAAGAGGCCGTCATGTGGATGTGGCCGTGGTGACCGACCAGGAACGACGGCTGGGTGTCGATCCCGACAATCCCTTTGCTCAAGGTAACTCGTTCCAGTTGAATTTGGCTGAGGTGGAAAAATCTGGTAATTGGGCGTTTCCCTTACCCGGCGCCAAGCTCATCAGTCCTTACGGAGGCAGACGAGGTCATAGCGGATCAGACCTCAAAACCAAGCCGAAAGATAAAATCTTGGCCGCCTTTGATGGTGTGGTGACCCTTTCTGGGCCGCATTATGGTTACGGAAATTGTATCACCATCAAGCATCGGTATGGCTTTGAAACGCTGTACAGTCATCAGTACAAAAACCTGGTCAAGGTGGGACAGCGGGTGAAGGCCGGTGATGTCATTGGCCTCACGGGGCGTACGGGCCGAGCCACCACAGAGCATTTGCACTTGGAAGTGAAGTTCAGGGGAAGACGAATGAATCCGAACGTGATATTCGACATACCAAACCGCAAGTTGCAGAATGTGACGTTAACATTGACAAAGTCGGGCCGCGTTACCTCAAAGCGTAACCGCTAA
- the obgE gene encoding GTPase ObgE gives MASNFVDYVKICCRSGKGGRGSMHLRHVKYNYNGGPDGGDGGKGGSIYLRGNHNYWTLLHLRYDRHIFAEHGGDGGRDKRSGADGKDIYIDVPCGTVVYNAETGKYICDVTEDGQEVLLLKGGRGGLGNFQFRTATNQAPRYAQPGEPMQELTIILELKLLADVGLVGFPNAGKSTLVSAISSARPKIANYPFTTLEPSLGIVEYRDHKSFVMADIPGIIEGASEGKGLGLRFLRHIERNSLLLFMVPGDTDDIKREYDILLNELRTFNPDMMDKHRVLAVTKCDLLDDELMEMLQETLPTDLPVIFISAVTGKGLNELKDILWQELNSESNKLKGIIAEDNLVHRDKDPDKFAAELADEGEFAEIEYVSDDDLEDVADLEDFEYEDLDD, from the coding sequence ATGGCTTCCAATTTCGTAGACTATGTAAAGATATGCTGCCGCTCCGGTAAGGGCGGCCGGGGATCCATGCACCTTCGTCATGTAAAGTACAACTACAACGGCGGACCCGACGGTGGTGACGGCGGAAAAGGGGGTAGCATCTATCTCCGTGGAAACCATAACTACTGGACGCTGTTGCACCTCAGGTACGACCGACACATCTTTGCCGAGCATGGTGGAGATGGTGGTCGCGACAAACGAAGCGGAGCCGACGGCAAGGATATTTATATCGACGTGCCTTGCGGAACGGTGGTGTATAATGCCGAGACGGGCAAATATATCTGTGATGTCACCGAAGATGGACAAGAGGTGCTGTTGCTCAAAGGCGGCAGAGGCGGACTGGGTAACTTCCAATTCCGCACGGCCACCAATCAGGCACCGCGCTATGCGCAACCCGGTGAGCCTATGCAGGAACTCACCATCATACTCGAACTGAAGCTCCTGGCCGACGTTGGCTTGGTAGGTTTCCCCAATGCGGGCAAGTCTACCTTGGTGTCAGCCATATCCAGCGCACGCCCCAAGATTGCCAACTATCCGTTCACCACGCTCGAACCCTCCTTGGGCATCGTGGAATACCGTGACCACAAATCGTTCGTCATGGCCGACATCCCGGGTATCATCGAAGGGGCGAGTGAGGGAAAGGGCCTTGGACTTCGTTTCTTGCGACACATCGAGCGCAACTCGCTGCTGCTCTTCATGGTGCCGGGCGATACCGATGACATCAAGCGGGAATACGACATCTTGCTCAACGAGTTGCGAACGTTTAACCCCGACATGATGGACAAGCATCGTGTCTTGGCGGTAACGAAGTGCGATTTGCTGGATGACGAACTCATGGAGATGCTCCAAGAAACCCTACCTACCGACCTTCCGGTGATTTTCATCTCTGCCGTGACGGGAAAAGGACTCAATGAACTGAAGGACATTCTGTGGCAAGAACTCAATAGTGAGAGCAACAAACTCAAGGGAATCATTGCCGAGGACAATCTGGTGCACCGTGACAAAGACCCTGACAAGTTTGCCGCAGAGTTGGCAGATGAGGGAGAGTTCGCCGAGATAGAATATGTCAGCGATGATGATCTAGAAGATGTTGCCGACCTGGAAGATTTTGAATACGAAGACCTGGACGATTGA
- the hpt gene encoding hypoxanthine phosphoribosyltransferase, whose amino-acid sequence MSKVTIKDKTFRTFIPEADILERVKAVAEQINTDLAGKEPLFLAVLNGSFVFASDLMRYITIPSEISFVKLASYQGIASTGVIKEVIGLNEDITNRHVVIVEDIVDTGATMRRMIETLGTRGPASIDICTLLLKPGKLNVPLDIKYVAMEIPNDFIVGYGLDYEQQGRNLRDIYTLVEE is encoded by the coding sequence ATGAGTAAAGTAACGATCAAGGACAAAACGTTCAGAACGTTCATCCCGGAAGCTGATATCTTGGAGCGGGTGAAAGCGGTTGCCGAGCAAATCAATACCGACTTGGCAGGCAAAGAGCCGCTGTTTCTCGCCGTGTTGAACGGCTCTTTTGTGTTTGCGTCCGACCTGATGCGATACATAACGATTCCCAGTGAGATATCGTTTGTCAAGCTGGCTTCGTATCAAGGCATCGCCTCCACGGGTGTCATCAAGGAAGTGATAGGGCTCAATGAGGACATCACCAACCGACACGTGGTCATTGTTGAGGATATCGTAGACACAGGAGCTACGATGCGTCGCATGATTGAGACCTTAGGTACGCGCGGTCCTGCATCGATAGATATCTGTACTTTGCTACTGAAGCCCGGCAAGTTGAACGTTCCTTTGGACATCAAATATGTGGCCATGGAGATTCCAAACGACTTCATCGTGGGTTATGGACTCGATTACGAACAACAAGGAAGAAATTTAAGAGACATTTATACATTAGTAGAAGAATGA
- the pgeF gene encoding peptidoglycan editing factor PgeF, with amino-acid sequence MRKGGMSVGRYGEFNINPYCGDAPDAVMMNRKALCAELQIDDAHLLMAHQVHGTEARIIGEEFFSLSPSTRQRLLEGVDVLITAIPHVCIGVSTADCIPVLLYDEEHHAAAAVHAGWRGTVARVVQKAVATMQLSFKTKPAHLHACIGPGISLRHFEVGDEVYQAFAQAGFNMPAISQQVDKWHINLPECNRLQLLEAGVSDDRILSTGICTYEQVDAYFSARRLGIQSGRIYNGIILL; translated from the coding sequence ATGCGGAAAGGTGGAATGAGTGTAGGTCGGTATGGTGAATTTAACATCAATCCTTATTGCGGAGACGCGCCCGATGCGGTCATGATGAACCGCAAGGCCTTGTGTGCCGAGCTACAAATAGACGATGCCCATTTGCTGATGGCACACCAGGTTCATGGCACCGAGGCCCGAATCATCGGAGAAGAGTTCTTCTCCCTCTCGCCGTCTACACGTCAGCGGTTGCTCGAAGGCGTTGACGTACTCATCACGGCCATCCCCCATGTTTGTATTGGCGTGTCAACAGCCGACTGCATTCCTGTGCTGTTGTACGATGAAGAGCACCATGCCGCCGCTGCCGTGCACGCTGGTTGGCGCGGAACGGTGGCGCGCGTCGTGCAAAAAGCCGTTGCGACGATGCAGTTGTCGTTCAAAACTAAGCCCGCTCATCTGCATGCTTGTATCGGACCGGGCATCTCGTTGCGCCATTTTGAAGTGGGCGATGAGGTGTATCAGGCCTTCGCCCAAGCCGGCTTCAACATGCCTGCCATCAGCCAACAGGTGGACAAATGGCATATCAACCTGCCCGAGTGCAACCGCTTGCAACTGTTAGAAGCGGGCGTAAGTGATGATCGAATTCTATCCACCGGCATCTGTACGTACGAGCAGGTGGATGCATATTTCTCGGCCCGGCGTTTAGGCATCCAGTCGGGCAGAATCTATAACGGCATCATTTTGTTATAA
- a CDS encoding RagB/SusD family nutrient uptake outer membrane protein, protein MKKHIYLYISCIALLLSSCNDFLSESSQDEVRPSTTSDLEELLLGDGYASHTPIFSYLELLTDDVESNYSDATNQEDALRAGAAVFTWANDMFEQMQKNNIPWSNSWQQLYHWINGCNVVIDQLPKVSGSSIAKQKIEAEALALRSFYYFLLVNTFAPAYNTANPALNDALGVPLILKSTVKDEFPKRNTVAEVYQQIEKDLLTSQKLWKSCGEYKASVYTVSPLFVDLLLSRLYLYEGKWAESARYSNAVIAQKPTLRQLSKYYTYDDWQGIVLYDMAKGGVYNSDSPELIWGYSINGEYDAFFVGINPHIDFGKLPAFTVSKSLESLYEPDDIRREAYFYSYLTMNGFMPEKHLLVGRKSDKVPQNPTKGMRVAEAYLNRAEANARLYLQNKDEKLRQAALSDLNTLRASRFTGTYQPINITDANKLIDFCLQERRRELCFEDHRWFDLKRQGMPAIEHKFSIVSGQTTTYKLEQNSSKYVLPIPLEVRQRNPELD, encoded by the coding sequence ATGAAAAAGCATATTTATCTATACATTTCATGCATCGCATTGCTGCTTTCGAGTTGTAATGACTTCTTGTCTGAAAGCAGTCAAGACGAAGTGCGACCCAGTACAACATCCGACTTGGAAGAGTTATTGTTAGGCGATGGATACGCTTCGCACACTCCTATTTTTTCATATCTGGAACTGTTGACAGACGATGTTGAAAGCAATTATTCGGATGCCACCAATCAGGAAGATGCTCTTCGTGCAGGAGCAGCCGTATTTACATGGGCTAATGACATGTTTGAGCAAATGCAAAAGAACAACATTCCCTGGAGCAATTCGTGGCAACAGTTGTATCATTGGATTAATGGTTGCAACGTAGTGATTGATCAGTTGCCAAAAGTATCAGGCTCGAGCATAGCTAAACAAAAGATTGAGGCAGAGGCCTTGGCACTTCGTTCGTTTTATTATTTCTTGCTTGTCAACACTTTCGCGCCTGCTTACAATACAGCTAACCCAGCATTGAATGACGCTTTGGGTGTTCCATTAATACTGAAATCGACGGTAAAAGATGAGTTTCCTAAGCGTAATACCGTAGCAGAAGTTTATCAACAAATAGAAAAAGACCTGTTAACCTCTCAAAAACTGTGGAAGAGTTGCGGTGAGTATAAAGCCAGCGTCTACACCGTATCACCTTTATTTGTAGACCTTTTGCTCTCACGCCTTTACTTATACGAGGGCAAATGGGCTGAGTCGGCACGCTACAGCAATGCCGTAATCGCCCAAAAACCTACATTAAGGCAGCTAAGCAAATACTATACATACGACGATTGGCAAGGTATTGTGTTGTACGACATGGCAAAAGGGGGAGTGTACAATAGTGACAGTCCTGAATTGATATGGGGATATTCTATCAATGGCGAATATGATGCGTTCTTTGTAGGTATCAATCCGCACATCGATTTCGGTAAATTGCCCGCTTTTACGGTTAGCAAAAGCTTGGAATCACTCTACGAACCCGATGACATCCGGCGTGAAGCTTACTTCTACAGCTATCTTACCATGAATGGTTTCATGCCAGAAAAACATCTCTTGGTAGGACGTAAAAGCGACAAAGTACCGCAAAATCCCACCAAGGGAATGCGCGTCGCCGAGGCATATCTCAACCGAGCAGAAGCAAACGCACGCTTGTACTTACAAAATAAGGATGAAAAACTAAGACAAGCCGCGTTGAGTGACCTGAACACTTTACGCGCATCTCGTTTCACGGGTACATATCAACCCATCAACATCACAGATGCGAACAAGCTCATTGACTTCTGTCTGCAAGAGCGCAGACGTGAACTATGCTTTGAAGATCATCGTTGGTTTGACTTAAAACGACAAGGAATGCCAGCCATCGAACACAAATTTTCCATCGTGAGTGGACAAACCACAACTTACAAGCTGGAACAAAACAGCAGCAAATATGTATTGCCCATTCCATTAGAAGTAAGACAACGCAATCCGGAATTGGATTAA
- a CDS encoding four helix bundle protein, producing the protein MSEDKIIENDIYLLSKEFALRIVNLYRYLTKEYGEYVLSKQLLRSGTSIGANVHEGKNAQSRPDFTTKMNIALKEATETEYWIDLLYEARFINEQEYLSISNDCERLKAVLIKIVKATKGT; encoded by the coding sequence ATGTCTGAGGATAAAATCATAGAAAATGACATCTATCTATTGTCAAAGGAGTTTGCACTAAGAATAGTGAATCTATATCGTTATTTGACAAAAGAATATGGTGAATATGTTCTGTCAAAGCAACTCCTTCGTTCAGGCACAAGCATTGGCGCGAATGTGCATGAAGGTAAGAATGCTCAAAGTCGTCCAGATTTTACAACAAAGATGAACATTGCTTTGAAGGAAGCGACTGAGACTGAATATTGGATTGATTTACTTTATGAAGCAAGATTTATCAATGAGCAAGAATATCTTTCTATCTCTAATGATTGCGAGCGTCTCAAGGCTGTCTTAATTAAGATAGTCAAGGCAACCAAAGGAACTTGA